The following proteins are co-located in the Lachnospiraceae bacterium genome:
- the nagA gene encoding N-acetylglucosamine-6-phosphate deacetylase codes for MKCIINGKIILPDQIVEGKALVFDQKIEAIVAPSELDQYENLEMIDAEGRYVSPGLVDVHIHGCGGEDTSDNKPGAIQKMSRMITQFGVTSWLPTSMTLPAEHLAQTFEMVREAKKASEQDPESWGGAQVLGVNMEGPYINVERKGAHVAEYIQAPDVEFTKQFADVIKLVTIAPEVPGGMEFVERISKETDIVCSLGHTAADYKTAKECFARGCNHVTHLFNAQTGLHHRDPGVVGASLTSPEVYTEMICDTFHIHAGVFQLVADCKKDKLVLITDCMRAGGLPDGEYSLGGQKVFVKGIECRLESDTIAGSVLRLHKAVQNIVKHTTWSLPQAVAAASLSPAQSIGMGDRKGSLEVGKDADILLADADFEIIKTFVGGKQVYGN; via the coding sequence ATGAAATGTATTATCAACGGCAAGATCATTCTGCCGGATCAGATTGTAGAAGGAAAAGCGCTCGTATTTGATCAAAAGATCGAAGCGATTGTAGCGCCTTCTGAGCTGGATCAGTATGAGAATTTAGAGATGATAGATGCGGAGGGACGGTATGTTTCTCCCGGTTTGGTCGATGTGCATATCCATGGCTGCGGCGGAGAGGATACGAGTGATAATAAGCCCGGCGCAATTCAGAAGATGAGCCGGATGATTACTCAATTTGGCGTGACCTCCTGGCTGCCGACCTCGATGACGCTGCCGGCAGAGCATTTGGCGCAGACGTTTGAAATGGTGCGCGAGGCCAAAAAAGCCAGCGAGCAGGACCCGGAGAGTTGGGGCGGCGCGCAGGTGCTGGGCGTGAATATGGAGGGACCCTATATCAATGTTGAGCGTAAAGGGGCGCATGTAGCAGAATATATTCAGGCGCCGGATGTAGAGTTTACCAAACAGTTTGCCGATGTAATTAAATTAGTGACAATTGCGCCGGAGGTGCCCGGCGGCATGGAATTTGTGGAGCGGATTTCGAAGGAAACGGATATCGTGTGTTCTCTGGGACATACAGCGGCGGATTATAAGACAGCAAAGGAATGCTTTGCAAGGGGCTGCAATCATGTGACGCATTTATTTAATGCGCAGACAGGCCTGCACCACCGGGATCCCGGTGTAGTAGGCGCCTCCCTTACCAGTCCGGAGGTATATACAGAGATGATCTGTGATACCTTCCATATCCATGCAGGTGTATTCCAGCTGGTAGCTGACTGCAAAAAGGACAAATTAGTGCTGATCACCGACTGTATGCGTGCCGGCGGATTACCGGACGGAGAGTACAGCTTAGGCGGGCAAAAGGTGTTTGTAAAGGGCATTGAATGCCGGCTGGAAAGCGATACGATCGCCGGCAGCGTGCTGCGCCTTCATAAGGCGGTGCAGAACATCGTGAAGCATACGACTTGGTCGCTTCCGCAGGCAGTAGCGGCAGCGAGCCTGTCTCCGGCACAGTCGATTGGCATGGGTGACAGAAAGGGCTCTTTGGAAGTAGGAAAAGATGCGGATATTTTGTTGGCAGATGCCGACTTTGAAATTATCAAAACATTTGTAGGAGGCAAACAGGTTTATGGAAACTAA
- the nagB gene encoding glucosamine-6-phosphate deaminase produces the protein METNAKWYTNGKNKNVKVLVCKDYETLSKKAAAILAGIVNVKPDAILGLATGSSPVGTYQELIRMYEAGMLDFSQVKTYNLDEYYPLEPTNDQSYHYFMDENLFNHVNIDKNQVHVPDGNAEDMNEACESYEAMLNEIGGVDIQVLGIGGNGHIGFNEPADTFVGPTHVVALTESTIQANSRFFEKIEDVPTKAISMGIGSIMKAKKILLVANGEGKAKAIAATLEGPITPQVPASVLQLHPDVTIIIDEAAAADLKEYK, from the coding sequence ATGGAAACTAATGCAAAATGGTACACCAATGGCAAGAACAAAAATGTAAAGGTCTTAGTCTGCAAGGATTATGAGACATTGAGCAAAAAAGCAGCAGCCATTCTGGCCGGTATTGTCAATGTAAAGCCGGATGCAATTTTAGGACTGGCAACGGGTTCTTCTCCGGTCGGCACCTATCAGGAGCTGATCCGCATGTACGAGGCAGGCATGCTGGATTTCAGTCAGGTGAAAACGTATAATCTGGATGAGTATTATCCGCTGGAGCCGACTAATGATCAAAGCTATCATTATTTTATGGATGAAAATCTGTTTAATCATGTCAATATTGATAAAAATCAGGTGCATGTTCCGGATGGAAATGCAGAAGACATGAATGAAGCATGCGAATCCTATGAGGCTATGCTGAATGAAATCGGCGGCGTTGACATTCAGGTGCTGGGAATCGGCGGCAACGGTCATATTGGATTCAATGAGCCGGCTGATACATTTGTTGGCCCCACACATGTGGTTGCGCTTACGGAGAGCACAATTCAGGCTAACTCCCGTTTCTTTGAAAAGATTGAGGATGTACCCACCAAGGCGATCAGCATGGGTATCGGTTCGATCATGAAAGCGAAAAAAATTCTGCTCGTAGCTAACGGAGAAGGAAAGGCAAAGGCCATTGCGGCTACGCTGGAAGGTCCGATCACACCTCAGGTGCCGGCTTCTGTCCTGCAGCTGCATCCGGATGTTACGATCATTATTGATGAGGCGGCGGCAGCAGATCTTAAAGAATACAAGTAA
- a CDS encoding DUF624 domain-containing protein — protein MTFKEAVGIDGPFSRIGTLIFEIIYCNMLWLLFGGPIAVVVLSYLPIVTNQVTYILNLVLTVICFLHMGPATTAAFSALGKRQRKEETYTFRDFWHSYKQNYKQGMIVSLIFTAVSGLLGYAIWLEVTNIGLYGKMMYIVLPVQGFAIIELIFIFTYIFALLARFEMSTKNLFKYAFMMANKHLPTTLLCAALLIASVAAFLFWNMLSSVFMFGLCFYFSAMLLERVFRNYMPDEDEALAEEEVENYNLDAERQAIIDRYTGKLSQQEEQPKE, from the coding sequence ATGACTTTTAAGGAAGCAGTCGGAATTGACGGCCCATTTTCGCGAATTGGTACGTTGATATTTGAAATAATATATTGCAATATGCTGTGGCTTTTATTCGGAGGGCCGATCGCGGTCGTTGTTTTAAGCTATCTGCCGATCGTAACAAATCAGGTGACATACATTCTTAATCTGGTTCTTACGGTTATTTGTTTTTTGCACATGGGCCCGGCGACAACCGCTGCTTTTTCAGCGCTGGGCAAGCGCCAGAGAAAAGAAGAGACCTATACGTTCCGGGACTTTTGGCATTCCTATAAGCAAAATTATAAGCAGGGGATGATAGTTTCCCTGATCTTTACTGCTGTGAGCGGACTTCTGGGGTATGCGATCTGGCTGGAAGTGACCAACATAGGGCTATACGGAAAGATGATGTATATTGTGCTTCCGGTACAGGGCTTTGCAATCATAGAGTTGATATTTATTTTCACCTATATTTTTGCGCTGCTGGCGCGGTTTGAGATGTCCACCAAAAACTTATTTAAGTATGCTTTTATGATGGCGAATAAGCATCTGCCTACCACACTGCTGTGTGCAGCGCTTTTAATTGCCAGCGTAGCTGCTTTTCTATTCTGGAACATGCTTTCCAGTGTGTTTATGTTTGGACTTTGCTTTTATTTTTCTGCCATGCTGCTTGAAAGAGTATTTCGGAATTATATGCCGGATGAGGATGAGGCTCTGGCAGAGGAAGAAGTGGAGAACTATAATCTGGATGCAGAGCGGCAGGCGATTATCGATCGGTACACGGGTAAGCTGAGTCAGCAGGAGGAGCAGCCTAAAGAATAA
- a CDS encoding cytochrome c biogenesis protein CcdA produces the protein MSYVIAFLEGMITFISPCLLPMLPVYVSYFAGGMQRDIKGTLKNALGFIAGFTTVFVLLGALAGTVGQILNEFKTLVNLITGVIVIFFGLCYLGFFKLSIFRGIRFSKTEQLGFFSAFLFGMVFSVGWTPCVGVFLGSALMLAASEGAFLTGVMMLLLYSLGLGIPFLISAILIDQLKGVFQSIKRHYRGIQIVCGSLLVLVGLLMALGLFDRFLNLLS, from the coding sequence ATGTCATATGTGATTGCATTTTTAGAGGGGATGATTACCTTTATTTCCCCGTGCTTATTGCCCATGCTACCGGTATATGTTTCGTATTTTGCCGGCGGTATGCAGAGGGATATCAAAGGCACGTTGAAAAATGCGTTAGGATTTATAGCCGGCTTTACAACGGTCTTTGTCCTGCTTGGCGCGCTGGCCGGTACGGTAGGGCAGATTTTGAATGAATTTAAAACGCTTGTCAATCTGATTACAGGCGTGATTGTCATATTTTTTGGTCTTTGTTATCTTGGCTTTTTTAAGCTTAGCATTTTTAGAGGGATAAGGTTTTCTAAAACAGAGCAGCTTGGCTTTTTTTCAGCCTTTTTGTTTGGCATGGTGTTCTCCGTTGGCTGGACGCCCTGTGTGGGAGTGTTTTTAGGCTCGGCGCTGATGCTTGCTGCAAGCGAGGGGGCTTTTTTAACAGGCGTTATGATGCTCCTTCTCTATTCTCTGGGCTTGGGAATTCCCTTTCTAATCAGTGCTATTTTGATTGATCAGCTGAAGGGAGTATTTCAGAGCATTAAAAGGCACTACAGAGGCATTCAGATTGTGTGTGGATCACTGCTTGTGTTGGTTGGGCTTTTAATGGCGCTTGGACTATTTGATCGGTTTTTAAATTTACTTTCATAG
- a CDS encoding redoxin domain-containing protein, protein MKKGSVKWIAGLILLVVLIAGALFLYHKLSQEYKGDNLRQNIADGASSEESEAVPSTVQAPDFTVLDAEGNEVKLSDYIGKPIVLNFWATWCYYCKEEMPDFNTAYEKYPEIQFLMINATDGNRETVDGAKAYIQEQEFDFEVLFDTKREAVSAYYVTSFPTTYFIDKSGALIARGSGMMDLNTLEKGIKMISE, encoded by the coding sequence ATGAAAAAAGGCAGTGTCAAATGGATTGCCGGCTTGATTTTATTGGTAGTCCTTATTGCAGGAGCTTTGTTTTTATATCATAAGCTAAGTCAGGAGTATAAAGGGGACAATCTGAGGCAGAATATTGCAGATGGAGCATCGAGTGAGGAAAGTGAGGCAGTGCCAAGTACAGTACAGGCGCCGGATTTTACAGTTTTGGATGCAGAAGGAAATGAGGTTAAGCTTTCCGACTATATAGGAAAGCCGATTGTGCTTAATTTCTGGGCTACATGGTGCTATTATTGTAAAGAAGAAATGCCTGATTTTAATACAGCCTATGAGAAATATCCCGAAATTCAGTTTTTGATGATCAATGCAACCGACGGCAATAGAGAGACTGTGGACGGCGCCAAGGCATATATTCAGGAGCAAGAGTTTGACTTTGAGGTGCTGTTTGATACCAAAAGAGAGGCGGTCAGCGCCTATTATGTGACCAGCTTTCCAACGACTTATTTTATAGATAAAAGTGGAGCTCTCATTGCGAGAGGCAGTGGAATGATGGACTTAAATACCCTGGAAAAGGGAATTAAAATGATAAGCGAATAG
- the bcp gene encoding thioredoxin-dependent thiol peroxidase, whose product MLEVGQKAPEFTLKDKDGKDVSLSDFRNKKVVIYFYSRDNSPGCTRQACAYAGLYTEFRSKGAEVIGISKDSIEAHAKFAQKNSLPYILLSDPDLSVIKAYGVWKERKQNGKLGMGVERSTFVIDEQGNIERIMSKVKPDTNAVDVLIQL is encoded by the coding sequence ATGCTAGAAGTGGGACAAAAGGCACCCGAATTTACCTTAAAGGATAAAGACGGAAAGGATGTTTCTCTATCGGATTTTAGAAATAAAAAGGTCGTGATTTATTTTTATTCCAGAGATAACTCACCCGGATGTACGCGTCAGGCCTGTGCATATGCAGGGCTGTATACAGAGTTTAGGAGTAAGGGCGCAGAAGTCATTGGCATCAGTAAGGACAGCATAGAAGCGCATGCAAAATTTGCGCAGAAGAATAGCCTGCCGTATATTCTCCTGTCAGATCCTGATCTCAGTGTAATTAAGGCGTACGGGGTATGGAAGGAAAGAAAACAGAATGGTAAGCTGGGGATGGGGGTAGAACGCTCCACCTTTGTCATTGATGAACAGGGCAATATTGAAAGGATTATGTCAAAGGTTAAGCCAGATACGAACGCAGTGGATGTGTTGATACAGCTGTAA
- a CDS encoding response regulator transcription factor — translation MYNILICDDERDIVSALKIYLTSAEYQTFEAYTGKEAIDLVREQDIHLVLMDVMMPEMDGISAMVAIREFSNVPVILLTAKSEDTDKILGLNVGADDYITKPFNPVEVLARVKSQLRRYVQLGSAVKKESILRIGAIELDDEAKVVRLDGEIVNLTRTEYEILKLLMQEPGKVFSSKVIYNKVWEDNPYGAENTVAVHIRHLREKIEINPADPRYLKVVWGQGYKIERGI, via the coding sequence ATGTATAATATTTTGATCTGTGATGACGAGCGGGACATTGTGTCTGCTCTTAAGATTTATCTTACGTCTGCTGAATATCAAACCTTTGAGGCCTACACCGGCAAGGAGGCAATTGATCTGGTGCGTGAGCAGGACATTCATCTGGTGCTGATGGATGTGATGATGCCGGAAATGGATGGCATTTCAGCCATGGTAGCCATCCGCGAATTCAGCAATGTGCCGGTTATTTTATTAACAGCCAAGAGTGAGGATACCGATAAGATACTTGGGTTAAACGTGGGAGCCGATGATTATATTACCAAACCATTCAATCCGGTAGAGGTGCTGGCAAGAGTGAAATCACAGCTCAGGCGTTATGTACAGCTCGGAAGCGCTGTGAAAAAAGAATCCATACTTCGCATAGGAGCCATAGAGCTGGACGATGAGGCAAAGGTTGTGCGGCTTGACGGTGAAATAGTCAATTTGACAAGAACTGAATATGAAATTCTTAAGCTATTGATGCAGGAGCCCGGAAAGGTATTTTCATCAAAAGTAATTTATAATAAAGTGTGGGAGGATAATCCGTACGGCGCAGAAAATACAGTGGCCGTACATATCCGGCATTTGAGGGAGAAGATCGAGATCAATCCCGCAGACCCAAGATATCTAAAGGTGGTATGGGGACAAGGATACAAGATCGAGAGAGGTATATAA
- a CDS encoding HAMP domain-containing histidine kinase — translation MKGIIYSWPIKITAVILSLLMCIVSTASIMGTAVFMSMGLYSQQEWNYYATSLCENRTYYNARMVIYEYYLAYQMYEKEGAGDRSRQQELEWYEKKFSNENTNFRFRIEEEGGEAISTYQDDESYGFETEYMFEIYSEELGKDIQHTIHCYVVDPMTANDEYQTDMYWYGEGFRYRYTVLNLAIAASVFLIVLCIYLICAAGHKRGTEEIYAGGLHKLPFDFLTGLVILGGFCLMGLLETMNGYGDLLTDLIRACVGVTGIFALGLFYVMSLAVRCKNHYLWKGTIVYRCYRGIKEMIIRLYQNRSFLGKALLWILLAGASTFIIGVMCIDENSAGAFLFYILFACVVAASLAMAFQLRYKKIRQGIQKIALGDLNARVDTKGLYGELKEQAENLNSINEAVRAAVEKQLKSERMKTELITNVSHDIKTPLTSIVNYVDLLKKQEVQDETAKEYIEVLERQSIRLKKLIEDLIEASKASSGNIAVNMGRLDMTELLKQLLGEYSDRLKEHNLELVLTAPEYEMPVMADGQLLWRVFDNLLSNVQKYSQAGTRVYLDVKEEEGCAVITFRNISRYALNISGEELMERFVRGDSSRHTEGSGLGLSIAKSLTELMNGRFDILVDGDLFKVQVIFNKLV, via the coding sequence GTGAAGGGCATTATTTACAGCTGGCCTATTAAAATTACAGCTGTCATTTTAAGCCTGCTGATGTGCATTGTGTCGACAGCCAGCATCATGGGTACGGCGGTTTTTATGAGCATGGGGCTTTACAGCCAGCAAGAATGGAATTACTATGCCACCAGCCTCTGTGAGAACAGAACCTATTACAATGCCAGGATGGTAATATATGAATACTATCTAGCATATCAGATGTATGAGAAGGAAGGTGCCGGCGACAGAAGCAGGCAACAGGAGCTGGAGTGGTATGAAAAGAAGTTCAGCAATGAAAATACAAATTTCCGTTTCCGCATAGAGGAAGAGGGCGGAGAGGCAATATCAACGTATCAGGACGACGAGTCATATGGATTTGAGACGGAGTATATGTTTGAAATATATAGCGAAGAATTAGGGAAAGATATACAGCATACCATTCATTGCTATGTAGTGGATCCAATGACGGCGAATGATGAATATCAAACGGATATGTATTGGTACGGAGAGGGATTCCGGTATCGCTATACGGTATTAAATCTGGCAATTGCTGCATCGGTATTTTTGATTGTTTTGTGCATCTATCTAATCTGTGCGGCAGGGCACAAACGCGGGACAGAGGAGATCTATGCAGGAGGTCTGCATAAGCTTCCCTTTGATTTTTTGACGGGACTGGTTATACTGGGCGGCTTTTGCTTGATGGGGCTGCTGGAAACAATGAACGGGTATGGAGATCTGCTAACAGACCTGATCAGAGCCTGCGTCGGCGTTACAGGGATATTTGCATTGGGACTTTTCTATGTAATGAGTTTGGCAGTGCGCTGCAAAAATCATTATTTATGGAAAGGGACGATAGTTTACCGGTGTTATCGCGGGATAAAAGAAATGATCATTCGACTATATCAAAATCGTTCTTTTTTAGGCAAGGCTCTCCTGTGGATTTTGCTTGCAGGGGCAAGTACCTTTATCATCGGCGTTATGTGTATCGATGAAAACAGCGCAGGCGCTTTTCTGTTTTATATTCTGTTTGCATGCGTTGTAGCGGCAAGTCTGGCCATGGCGTTCCAGCTTCGGTATAAGAAGATCCGGCAGGGGATCCAAAAGATCGCGTTGGGGGATTTGAATGCGCGGGTGGATACAAAAGGGCTTTATGGGGAGCTCAAGGAGCAGGCAGAAAATTTGAACAGCATCAATGAGGCTGTGCGGGCGGCTGTAGAGAAGCAGCTGAAAAGCGAGCGCATGAAAACAGAGCTGATCACCAACGTATCGCATGATATTAAGACGCCGCTCACCTCGATTGTCAATTATGTGGATCTTTTAAAGAAACAGGAAGTTCAGGATGAGACAGCAAAGGAATATATTGAAGTATTGGAGAGACAATCCATTCGGCTGAAAAAGCTGATTGAAGATTTAATTGAGGCTTCCAAAGCTTCCAGCGGTAACATTGCAGTGAATATGGGCAGGCTGGATATGACAGAGCTTTTAAAGCAGCTTTTGGGCGAATACAGCGATCGGCTCAAAGAGCATAATCTGGAGCTGGTGCTTACAGCGCCGGAGTATGAAATGCCCGTCATGGCGGATGGACAGCTTTTATGGCGTGTCTTTGATAATCTTCTCAGCAACGTACAGAAATATTCACAGGCGGGTACGCGGGTGTATCTGGATGTGAAGGAGGAGGAGGGATGTGCGGTCATTACGTTTCGCAACATATCGCGGTATGCGCTCAACATTTCCGGTGAGGAATTGATGGAGCGGTTTGTCCGAGGGGACAGCTCGCGGCATACTGAAGGAAGCGGACTGGGGCTTTCCATTGCGAAAAGCCTGACAGAGCTTATGAACGGACGGTTTGACATTCTAGTAGACGGAGATCTGTTTAAAGTGCAGGTTATATTTAATAAATTAGTATAA
- a CDS encoding glycosyltransferase family 2 protein produces the protein MEALQIFNTFVKVMFFLFYAYQFFYILVAVIKKPKRFNHLEAQGKLKMHRFAVMISARNEEAVIGQLLESINRQTYPRELVDVFVAADNCSDHTAQVAAEYGAKVYKRYNQTKVGKGYALEMLFNLVREDYGHDYYDGYFVFDADNLLDPHYIEEMNKTFSAGYRVLTSYRNSKNYGSNWISAGYALWFLREARHLNNARMILNTSCAISGTGFLLSREIVEKNDGWKHFLLTEDIEFTVDSVCQGEKIGYCHDAMLYDEQPETFEQSWTQRLRWAKGYYQVFYNYGKNLLAGIFCKASFSCFDMCMTIMPALFLSLLTMLVNGSAMIYALINETGQFEGMFISMLIMMASVYGMFIIVGLFTLVTEWKNICCSTGKKIKYLFTFPIFMLTYIPISITALFRKIEWKPITHNVAISIDQMKMGE, from the coding sequence ATGGAAGCATTACAAATTTTTAATACCTTTGTAAAGGTGATGTTCTTTTTGTTTTATGCCTATCAGTTTTTCTATATTCTGGTTGCAGTCATTAAGAAGCCAAAGCGTTTTAATCATTTGGAAGCACAGGGCAAGCTGAAAATGCATCGTTTTGCAGTGATGATTTCAGCAAGAAATGAGGAAGCCGTCATCGGTCAGCTGCTGGAAAGCATCAACCGACAGACCTATCCCAGAGAACTGGTTGATGTCTTTGTAGCAGCAGATAACTGCAGCGATCACACGGCGCAGGTGGCAGCCGAATATGGCGCTAAGGTATATAAGCGCTATAATCAGACAAAAGTCGGCAAGGGCTATGCGCTGGAAATGCTGTTTAATCTGGTGCGAGAGGATTATGGACATGATTATTACGACGGATATTTTGTATTTGATGCCGACAATCTGCTGGATCCTCATTATATAGAAGAAATGAACAAGACCTTTTCCGCCGGCTATCGTGTGCTGACCAGCTACCGTAATTCTAAGAACTATGGCAGCAATTGGATCTCAGCCGGATATGCATTGTGGTTTCTGCGCGAGGCCAGACATCTGAACAATGCACGCATGATTTTAAATACCAGCTGCGCGATTTCCGGTACGGGCTTTTTGCTGTCGCGTGAAATCGTTGAGAAAAATGACGGATGGAAGCATTTTCTCCTCACAGAGGACATTGAGTTCACAGTCGACAGCGTATGTCAGGGCGAAAAAATCGGCTACTGTCATGATGCCATGCTGTATGACGAGCAGCCGGAAACCTTTGAGCAGTCCTGGACACAGCGTCTGCGCTGGGCCAAAGGCTATTATCAGGTGTTTTATAATTACGGCAAGAACCTGCTGGCGGGTATTTTCTGCAAAGCCAGCTTCTCCTGCTTTGATATGTGTATGACCATCATGCCCGCGCTGTTCTTATCGCTGCTCACGATGCTGGTCAACGGAAGCGCCATGATTTATGCCCTGATCAACGAGACGGGGCAGTTCGAAGGAATGTTCATTTCCATGCTCATCATGATGGCCAGCGTGTACGGCATGTTTATCATCGTCGGACTCTTTACGCTGGTTACAGAATGGAAAAATATCTGCTGCAGCACAGGCAAAAAGATAAAATATCTATTTACATTTCCGATCTTCATGCTCACCTATATTCCCATTTCCATCACCGCATTATTTAGGAAAATTGAATGGAAGCCCATTACACACAACGTTGCCATTTCCATCGATCAAATGAAAATGGGCGAGTAA
- a CDS encoding CBS domain-containing protein: protein MNVAFFLSPKNEIVYLYTDMTLRQAMEKMEFHRYQSLPVLTSDGKYAGVVTEGDLLWAFKNYPGFTFAEAEKMMLSDIARHFHYDTVAIDQSMDSLIHTAYRQSFVPVVDDTQAFIGLVKRSDIIRYFYEKSLTVQREVG from the coding sequence ATTGTTTATTTATATACAGATATGACGCTGCGGCAGGCCATGGAAAAAATGGAATTCCACCGCTACCAGAGCCTGCCCGTTCTCACATCAGACGGCAAATATGCCGGCGTCGTCACCGAAGGCGATCTGCTTTGGGCCTTCAAAAACTATCCGGGCTTTACCTTTGCCGAAGCAGAAAAGATGATGCTCTCGGATATCGCCCGCCATTTCCATTATGACACCGTCGCCATCGATCAGTCCATGGACAGCCTGATTCACACAGCCTACCGTCAAAGCTTCGTACCCGTTGTAGATGACACGCAGGCCTTCATCGGCCTTGTCAAACGCAGCGACATCATTCGCTACTTTTACGAAAAGTCGCTCACCGTCCAGCGTGAAGTCGGGTAA